A single region of the bacterium genome encodes:
- the dnaJ gene encoding molecular chaperone DnaJ: MDSRDLYEILGVDRRASQEEIKQVYRRLARETHPDIRRDDPHATERFKDVNEAYAVLSDPVKRSQYDRFGQVGSEAGPFGGAAGPFEDLFEMFFGGRGRPDRAEREGPQRGSDMRYDLEVTLEEVASGVERRITLDRLETCPVCFGTGAEQGSSPERCPSCQGTGEVRHAQRTVFGHLTQVMTCGRCGGTGTYIVRPCAGCRGAGRSEARREITVTIPAGVEDGMHLRLSGEGEAGVRGGGRGDLFVVVHVAPHPVFARRGRDLYRDIELTMTQAALGDEVEFPGIHGTVPVTVPAGTQPGATISVRGRGLPDLRGGRGSLHLTARVAIPTRLTREQRALIEELARLGGERPQGDEKRKGKRKPILKKMQDLLK, encoded by the coding sequence ATGGATTCTAGAGACCTCTACGAGATCCTCGGTGTTGACCGCCGGGCCAGTCAGGAAGAGATCAAGCAGGTCTACCGCCGGCTAGCGAGAGAGACTCACCCGGATATCCGGCGCGACGATCCCCACGCCACGGAGCGCTTCAAGGACGTCAACGAGGCCTACGCGGTGTTGAGCGACCCGGTGAAGCGCAGCCAGTACGATCGGTTTGGCCAGGTGGGTTCGGAGGCCGGTCCCTTCGGCGGCGCCGCCGGCCCCTTCGAGGATCTCTTTGAGATGTTCTTCGGCGGCCGCGGCAGGCCTGATAGGGCTGAGAGGGAAGGGCCCCAGCGGGGTTCCGACATGCGCTACGACCTGGAGGTGACCCTTGAGGAGGTTGCCTCAGGCGTGGAGCGACGCATCACCTTGGATCGACTTGAGACCTGCCCGGTCTGCTTCGGCACCGGAGCTGAGCAGGGATCGAGCCCAGAGCGCTGTCCGTCCTGCCAAGGGACCGGAGAGGTCCGCCACGCGCAGCGCACGGTCTTCGGCCATCTGACGCAGGTCATGACGTGCGGCCGGTGTGGAGGGACGGGTACCTACATCGTCCGTCCGTGCGCGGGCTGTCGTGGCGCGGGTCGGTCAGAGGCCAGGCGGGAGATCACGGTAACCATCCCCGCCGGGGTGGAGGACGGCATGCACCTGCGCCTGTCCGGAGAGGGCGAAGCCGGCGTGCGCGGGGGAGGCCGCGGCGATCTCTTCGTGGTTGTGCACGTTGCGCCGCACCCGGTGTTTGCCCGTCGCGGGCGAGACCTCTACCGTGACATCGAACTCACCATGACGCAGGCCGCGTTGGGCGACGAGGTGGAGTTCCCAGGCATACACGGCACGGTTCCGGTGACGGTGCCGGCCGGCACGCAGCCGGGCGCGACGATCTCGGTGCGGGGCAGGGGACTGCCCGACCTTCGCGGCGGCCGCGGCAGCCTGCACCTGACGGCTCGGGTTGCCATCCCGACGCGGCTGACGCGCGAGCAGCGGGCGTTGATCGAGGAGCTCGCGCGCCTCGGCGGCGAGCGCCCGCAGGGAGACGAAAAGCGGAAGGGCAAGCGTAAGCCGATCCTCAAGAAGATGCAGGATCTGCTCAAGTAG
- a CDS encoding 50S ribosomal protein L11 methyltransferase: protein MRWIEISVDVPLQDSEMAGDCLLGHCPAGFSESARPGRGRRVLRVYLPSTRAGRSSLSRLRRALAREAASGTIGVRVVGDTDWVKMWRAHAKPVRVGRITVQPTWMRSRIRPGQVLVRLDAGQAFGSGEHPSTQLCLAAVERYVHGGETVLDLGTGSGILAIAAARLGARRVLAIDDDDVAASIARANARANGVLRIVTVRRASGLSRVRLRADLIVANLTPEILAGVFPHVGRCLAPGGRFVGGGFGPARVAEVARLAQVSGLRVVGTEARRGWRAVHAVHAVAGRP from the coding sequence ATGCGCTGGATCGAGATCTCCGTGGACGTTCCGCTCCAGGATTCCGAGATGGCGGGTGACTGCCTGCTGGGGCACTGCCCGGCTGGGTTTTCCGAGAGCGCAAGGCCTGGCCGAGGCCGTCGGGTGTTGCGTGTCTACCTGCCCTCCACCAGAGCCGGTCGCAGCTCTCTCTCTCGCCTCAGGCGCGCACTCGCGCGTGAGGCGGCCTCCGGTACCATAGGCGTGCGCGTGGTAGGCGACACGGACTGGGTCAAGATGTGGCGGGCGCACGCGAAGCCGGTGCGGGTCGGCCGCATTACGGTGCAGCCCACCTGGATGCGGTCCAGGATACGCCCAGGACAGGTACTGGTCAGGCTCGATGCAGGGCAGGCCTTCGGCAGCGGCGAGCACCCTTCGACCCAACTCTGTCTGGCCGCGGTGGAGCGCTACGTGCATGGCGGCGAGACGGTGCTCGACCTCGGCACCGGTTCGGGTATCCTGGCCATAGCGGCCGCGCGCCTGGGCGCGCGGCGGGTGTTGGCGATTGACGACGACGATGTCGCAGCATCCATAGCCCGCGCCAACGCGCGCGCCAATGGCGTTCTGCGCATTGTTACGGTTCGGCGCGCGTCAGGCCTGAGTCGCGTGCGCCTGCGCGCGGACCTGATTGTGGCGAATCTCACGCCGGAGATCCTTGCAGGCGTATTCCCCCACGTCGGGCGGTGCTTGGCTCCAGGGGGACGGTTCGTGGGGGGCGGCTTCGGCCCTGCGCGCGTCGCCGAGGTTGCGCGCCTGGCCCAGGTGTCCGGGCTGCGCGTCGTCGGGACAGAGGCGCGGCGCGGCTGGCGCGCCGTGCACGCCGTGCATGCCGTGGCAGGACGGCCTTGA
- a CDS encoding RsmE family RNA methyltransferase: MTRRRFYAAAQALDQESFSFAPREAHHIARVLRLRPGARLVVFDGRREAEVEIIEVGPSGVIARRTGPPSVSRRPVEISLIQGIPRGAKMDLVVRMGTEIGLSAIHPVHTDRTVVEPSAVRVDRWRRVAQEAARQCGRGDTPEIHAPARLPEALAALGPVDLFVVPWEHEARPIGEVVAARPFHTAAVLIGPEGGLTEGDLTAARAVGGQAVSLGALVLRTETAGLVATAMLLYERLLRPQT; encoded by the coding sequence TTGACGCGCCGCCGCTTCTACGCCGCGGCGCAGGCACTCGATCAGGAGTCCTTTTCCTTCGCGCCGCGCGAAGCGCACCACATCGCGAGGGTGCTGCGGCTGCGACCCGGTGCCAGGCTGGTCGTCTTCGACGGCCGCCGCGAGGCGGAGGTGGAGATTATCGAGGTTGGTCCCTCGGGCGTTATCGCCCGGCGCACCGGACCACCGTCCGTCTCACGGCGGCCCGTGGAGATCTCACTGATCCAGGGCATACCGCGCGGCGCCAAGATGGATCTGGTCGTGCGGATGGGCACCGAGATAGGGCTCTCCGCCATCCATCCGGTCCACACCGATCGCACGGTGGTTGAACCGAGTGCGGTTCGCGTGGACCGCTGGCGCCGGGTGGCGCAGGAAGCGGCCAGGCAGTGCGGGCGGGGCGATACCCCGGAGATCCACGCGCCCGCGCGGCTCCCGGAGGCGCTGGCGGCCCTGGGTCCGGTGGATCTGTTCGTCGTGCCATGGGAACACGAGGCCCGCCCGATCGGCGAGGTTGTGGCGGCACGCCCGTTCCACACGGCCGCCGTTCTGATCGGGCCCGAGGGCGGGCTCACCGAGGGGGACCTCACCGCTGCCCGCGCCGTCGGCGGTCAGGCGGTCTCGCTCGGCGCGCTGGTCCTGCGCACCGAGACCGCCGGATTGGTCGCGACCGCCATGCTGCTCTACGAGCGATTGCTCCGCCCCCAGACCTAA